The following is a genomic window from Photobacterium sp. GJ3.
CAGAAGTCTATGGCGGCAATGACGCCAAAGAGAAGTTTGTGACCGACTTCGTCAACGCCTGGACCAAAGTGATGCATGCCGACCGCTTTGATCTGAAATAACACTCCCTCACACAGGCACCCACATTGGGTGCCTGCTTCAAGCGCCAAATCTGACGCATTGCTTCCGCCTACCCGGCAAAAATCACGCCTCTCCGCTCATTTCCACCGTTAAGCCACCGCGTTTTCTGTAAAACTGTGAATCGTGTCATATACTTCAGGTGATGATTCCAGATGAATCCGGTGACTGGCAATAAAGTTAATCGTATGCCGCCCGGTTTGGGAACGTACAGAAGCATGCAGCGCAGAGGGTAAACATGATCATCAGCTATGCCAAATTTTCAAAACGACATCCTTATGTTCACTGGGGGATTATCATCTCGCTCAGCCTGCTGTTTTTGATCTCTGCGATCATGCTGATTGAGTTTGAAGTGATTGAATTTGCCGTTGCAATTGTGGTGATTGGGCTCCTGCTGCCTTTCTTTGCCAAAGCTTCAAAATACAAACAGCAATACCTGTCGGATTAATTTTCAGCTCGTTATTCATGAAAATGTCTGGGCTGTATCCCTGATACAGCCCAGAACGTTATGGCCTACCACTAGCTGAGGTCATAACCTTGTAAATTATAGAGTTTCTTGAACTTTTCCTGTTCACCTTCTTGAGCTGGGTACAGCAATTGAATCGCGATTGGTAACTCAGTATCTGGATTGATAAGGTAGTTCCCATCCTTAGGTGTTTTTAATTCAACCACACCTTCTGAACCATCAAGCACAACTTCCGGCCATGTGACACTCGCAATGATTGTCCCTGGAGGCAAATCGGAAAACGAAACTTTCCAATGCGTAATTGGATCAGATGATGCTTTCAGCAATATTTCATAACTATAAATGTAACCTTGCGATTCCCAATCCTGCCAGGATGATTTGAATTCTGCTCGACTTAATATTGGTTGCAGACCAGAAGCTGAGCGTTTAAGCGTAATGTCGAACCCCGGCCCCTTTATACCTTCATGATTATAATAGTGTAACTGTCCGACAATAAATTTTTCTTCACCCGGTGGTATGTCATTTACCAGTAGTGAAATTGTTCTTTTACTTGTCCAACCAGCACTCTGTTCAGCCGTACTTGTAATAGAAGCTGTTTTTCCATCTGCAGAGATAAATAATTCAGACCCTGAACCAGGGTACGACATATGTGTAACACGCGCATTACCTGTTAATGCAGCCTCAATTTTTGCCCCTGGTATTTCTGGCTCATTATTCGAATCAACGACAAAGTTCACGGTAACCGCAGAGCCTTCTGTGACATCAGGTACAAAGTCTTGCTTAATATCATGGATAATCGCTGCCATCGGTACTCTCCATATTAAAATTTTCCATTATTTTCATACTGCCATCTGAGATTAGCTCAAACACATTCAATGACATAAGTATCAATGCATAACGTTGCATTCATTCCAGATATCTCAAAAAGCTAAAGAATCACAACCGAACCTACAGACATCTGCCATTATTGACCGTATATCTGCATTGAATTCACGAATCATATGATTGACTGTCGCCACCAACCTGCACCTTACCCCAAAACACATGGTAGCCTCAGAGGGTGTACATCAGAATCACTGGCTGGTTGTGAGTGAAGCCGCTCTGAAGGGATTCGGTTGTCTGTCCCCGCTTTTTCCAACTGGATGGCGACAAATTTGGACGTTGGCGTGTAGGTGCGATCGCCGTAACTTACCAGTGGGACCAGCGGATTAAAGGGACGCCGTTGCCATTTCCCTATACCCTGTTACTGCACCGGACCATCTATATTTTCTGTCTTCTACTGCCGTTCGCGATGGCCGAGCCGCTGGGGTGGCTGACGCCCTTATTCACGACCATTGTCAGCTATACCCTTTTCGGCCTGGATGCCATTGGCGAAGAGCTGGAAGACCCCTTTGCTGCGATGAAAACGACTTGCCCACCGATGCGCTGTTTCGCACCATTGAGCGCGACCGACTGAATGCACTGGGCCACACGAGTTACCCCAACCGTTGCAGCCAGTGGCTTATGTACTGAATTAAGCGGTGTTCATCAATGCTATCTATCAAATCATCAATGGTGTTTATTGGACTGGACGGTGAAAACAATATATTTTTGAGACCGATAGATGAACAGGCTGTGAATGACATGAACCCAATCTCCGCTCCTTTTTCAGTACTATTGCTCGCTGGTGGTCAGGGCTCCCGGATGGGGGGCAAGACAAAGGATTGGTCCTTCTTCATGGCAAACCTTTCATCGCCCACCTCGCTGAGATTGTCCGGCCTTTGACCGATGACCTGCTGATTTCCTGTAACCGAAATCAGCCAATGTATGCCCCTTACTGTAACCAGACGCTCTGCGATGACACACAAGACTTCCCCGGTCCGCTGGCGGGGATCCTCAAAGGCCTGCAAACAGCCCGGCACCCATGGCTGATGGTTTTTCCCTGTGATGCCCCCTGCATTGACCTGGCACTGGTTCAGCACATAGCGACTTTAATCAATGATGCAAAACCGCGTCCGGCGATGATCAGACAAGGCACCCAGTGGCAGCCCATGTTCAGTCTGATTCCGACGGCTTTACTGCCCGCATTTGAGGCTGCATGGCAATCGGGTGAACGCAGTCTGATGACGATTCTGAAACAGCATGATGTGATTGCCATCGAATGTGATGAGAACGATCCACGGCTTCAGAACGTCAACACCCCACAACAATTACATATTTTGCACCATAATTAGAGTCTGTGGCCCCTGCCCCAGACACCCTGAAGCAACCGTTATTTCGCTGCATTTTCAGGGCGACGGGGTATTCGCATTTCCCAAATCAAAACAAACCCTCAGGGTAAACCATGGATATCAAACAACTGAAGTACCGGATCGCACTGGATCAGACCAAGCATTTTGGTCAGGCGGCAGCGCTCTGCCACATGACGCAGCCAACCCTCTCCATGCGGATTCGCAGAGGAAGGCGAGCGCATTCTGGCCTGGGCCCGAACCCTGCTCGCTGCGCATGACGGCTTACAGGCGGAAGCCGCAAGCTGCCGGGGACAACTGGTGGGCAGTCTGCGCCTTGCCATGGTCCCTCTCGCCAGCCTCAACCCCATGCAATTGCTGGAGCCCCTCTCTCAATGGACAACGGACAGGCAGTTGCGTAGCCTGTCTGTATTCTTTCAAACCCCCAGGTGCAGGCATCAACATGAGTGACTCTGACAACAAAGCCGATGACATGACCGATGTGAACGCAGCCCCGCCTTCACCCGATGCGTTCAGTTATGTTGAGCTCCTTGAGGATGATTCTGCAGCGACAACACACAGTGCCGTGTTAGCCAGCGAAACCGCACTGTCGATCAGTTATAACGGCATCAGTCAGGCCGTCATGATGGTGACGCCGGGCAATATTGAAGATTTCGTCAAAGGCTTCAGTCTGAGCAATGACATTGTCCGTTCCGTGAGTGAAATTTACGAAATCACACTGACAGCCGGGTGTGATTCGCATCATGCTGAAGTGGAGATATCCAACCGCGCTTTCTGGTCGCTGAAAGATCACCGCCGGCAACTGGCGGGCACCAGCGGTTGCGGGATCTGTGGTGTGGAAGCCATTGAACAGGCACTGCCACCCTTAACACCACTTACGCCTGTCCCACCACCTCAGGCCAGCCTGCTGCACAATTTACGTGCGCGCATCAGCGCAGCGCAGGAAGTCGCCCGCAGCAGTGGCGCATTGCACGCCGCGCTCTACGTGGATGCCGCAGGGGGCATTCAACTCTGCCGGGAAGACATCGGCCGTCATAATGCGCTCGACAAACTCATCGGCGCCATGGCGACTGCCCGCATCAACCCGGAATCCGGCTTCGCCGTGATCACTAGCCGGTGCAGCCTGGAGCTCATTCAGAAGGCCGTCCGCGCCAAAATCGGCACGCTGGTCAGCCTCTCCGCCCCCACCGCCATGACCGTCCGCTGGGCGCGGCACAACAATCTGAACCTGATTCACCTACCGCACCGAAGTGCGCCGAGGTTGTATAGCGGGAAGTTATAAGGACAGGCACCTTAAACCCCTTTCGGAGTCTCTATGGGACAGACAGTTAATCATTGAGCTTTGCCTGAGCCTTCAATTCTATAGGTGACTGTCCTGTTTGATGGTTGATGGTAATTCTATGGGTGACTGTCCCGCTTTACTTGCGCTTTACTTGAGTGAGGACAGGCATCTTAAGTACCTCAAGCAAAAAACACCTCTATCATTTTCATCAATTTCAGACCGAATTCTCGTCTTCATCATTTGCATCTTTCCCAGAGTGCCAAACTGAAATACTGTTTATGCATCCAGTCCTATTCGATGAAAAACTATGACCACAGCACGCAGCCAACTGATCAGTGTCGAAGCAACGCCCTATTACCATTGTGTTTCTCGGTGTGTCCGTCGCTCTTTTCTTTGCGGGTACGATGAGTTGACTCAGACGAGCTATGAACACCGTCGCGGCTGGGTCGAAAAGCGATTGAAGCGGATTGCCAGCGTCTTTTGCATTGATGTTTGTGCTTACGCAATCATGAGTAATCACTATCATTTAGTGCTGCATATCAACACCAAGCGAGTCCATCAACTTTCTGAATACGAGGTCATTCAGCGCTGGCTCACGTTGCACCAGGCGCCGGTACTGATTCAGCGGTACTTACAGGGGGAAATCTCATCGAAGTCTGAGCAAAAGGCATGCCTCGCAATCATCCGAACCTGGCGGGAAAGACTCTGCTCCATTAGTTGGTTCATGCGGCTTCTCAATCAATTCATTGCCAGTGAAGCCAATCGAGAAGACGATTGTACGGGTCACTTTTGGGAAGGTCGTTTCAAAAGTCAGGCGTTGCTGGATGATAAAGCGTTGGCCGCCGCCATGGCCTATGTCGACTTGAACCCGGTTCGGGCCGGGGTTGCTGAGACACCGGAAACATCCGACTTTACATCGGTAAAAACACGGATTGAATCACTTCGACAAACGAAAGCCTCTGCACCTTCTCTGTTTCCTTTCGCTGGAAATCCGAGAAAAGACATGCCGGACGGACTCCCGTTCCGCTTGTTGGATTATCTGAAACTCCTCGACTGGACCGGGCGGCAAATCAAAGCGGGCAAACATGGCCAAATTGAATCAAGGCAACAACCCATTCTGGCACGACTCGGCTTGAATCATCAGACATGGTTGAAAATCTGTACACAAATCGAGAAAGGTGCACTCATTGGCTCCCTTGTTGCCATTCAATCGGCCATGCCAGTATTAAATCGAAAGCGGAGAACAGGATTACGTATTCCGTAAGCCAGAAGTCTCAACAAGCCTCCCCCTCTAAACGAGTATCCCGCTCGCCTGTATATCGGGTCAAACTAAGTAGACTGATTGTTCATCTAAACATCAATGCAATTGCCATATCCAGTAAAACTCAAATAGTGTTTCATTGAGCCTCATGACGGCTAGAATCTGCTTTTACTTAATATGACTGTCCCAGCACGCATTGCTCTAGTGCGACTGTCCAACTAAGACGTTAACCTGACTGTCCCAATTGAATCTTAAGATGACTGTCCGATTATGGGAGACGAAAAACAGCAATCTGCCTCTTGAAACCAAAGACAGATGCCATACCAAAGATGATTAGCCTTCAACATCGTAGGTTTTTCGCCAGACTCTCACTTGCTTCACTTCAGAAGCATCACCAGAGAAAGTGAAAGTATATTTTCTCGCAGCTTCATTCGGCACGATAAATTCAATCTGTTGCCAGCTTGCCAGCGTGTGAGAAAAACCTTCTTTATCAATGGTCAGCAAAACGCCTTCCCCACTCAGGCCCGTAATTTTTACCGGCTTTTGGTGACAATTCTTAAAACTGAGTTCAACAACCGAGCCATCCGAACTTTCTGTCGAACTTCTGCCTGCTTTGACCTCGGCTTGTGCGTTTGTTGCTGAGAGTCCGAGCAGGATCATGAATACTATTTTTTCATTGTGCTCTATCCCTTGAAGGCCAACTGACATACATCATTTTTCACTCAACCGGTACCAGAGCGCCGCCGAAGCAACGATGACAAATACCAGTCCTGAATATCCATGACAGAATGCGACAGATTTACATCGATGATGAAACTAAAATCGACTCATAAATCGGTCCTTTTGTCCAAGAATTCCTCTTGGGAATATCTGTATCAAATACAGAGAAACACACATGAAAATGTAGAAACCGCCGAGAAAAATCATATATGAACATTGTATTTTTATAATAAACAAATTTAATTTTTACTAAAAATGTTGACTGGTTTTTATAAAAATAACCATCAAGCCTTGTCATAACATTGTCAAATATAAAATTAAATGTATAATCAGCGCGCTTTTTATCGCTTTTATTGATTGGATATATCATGCAAGTATTGAAAACTCTGATTGTTGCGGGTGCAACACTGACTGCTGTGGGTTGTTCTACCATTCTGACCGATGAAAACCAGCGTATTAACGTTGTTTCTTCCTCTGATCAGAAATTCACTGTAGAAGTTGATGGCATCGAGCAAACTGCACCGGGCATCATCACTGTGAAAAAAGAAAACAAAAACAAAACACTGAAAGTGACTTCTGCGAAGTGTGAACAACAAATCGCACTAAACAAAGAAGTAGAGCCAACTTTCTTCGTCAACATTCTGTCAGGCGGTGCTTTCGGTTCAACCACCGACTTCGCTTCTGAAAAAATGTGGCGTTACCAGGATACCCTGCAAATCAACTGTAACTAAGCATTCGTATTCATGCAGTTTGATAAACAATTGATGTTAAGAAGCCTCTTGGGGGCTTCTTTTTTTTGGTTCGCCAGCATTCAGCCGACACTGGCCGGTTCAGCGGTGTCCGCCGGTATAATCAGTAGTGACGCGGCTGCCATTGCCCAGTTTTCCGCATTGCTCCATGTGAGTGATCATTCACTCAACATTCAAGACGACGATTTTTATTTCTCGTCGGATCCAACAAACATTCAGGCTGAGATTGAAGCCAATTTAGCGCAAGTGACCAACCCGGAGCATACTCAGGATTACATCTGCCGTTTTCCGGCCAGAGCCCAATGGCTGTCTGAACACAGTACACAAGTTTCGCCACCTGACTTTTCCCGCTGCCCGGATCTGCAGGCATTTTTAGACGCTGTTTCCGCAAAAAATATCAGCCTGACCTATGCTTCTGAAAATCTGATGAGCCCGAGCAGCTTCATGGGCCACACGTTTCTCAAACTCAGCGACAATGAAAACAATCCCGGCCATGCTGTTTCTTTTTTTACCGAAGTTGATGGATTCAACTTACCCAAAATCATGTTTGATTCTCTGGTCGTCGGCAAAGAAGGCTACTTTATTGTCTCGCCCTACCGGGAAAGCCTGAGTTTTTATAAAAACATCGAAGGCAGAAACGTTTTTGAATATCAGCTGGCAATGTCAGACAAAAACAAACAGCTGATCCAATTACACTTGTGGGAATTAAAAGATACTCGAATTGATTATTTTTTCCACAATCAAAATTGCGCCTCCATTACGCTCAATATACTGGCGATTGCCAATCCGGATTTGATGGAACACCGCCGCGACTGGCTGAGTCCGCTGGATATGATCCAACTCGCCCAGCGGCACCACATGATTCAGCAAACCAGCATTACTCCTTCAACGGGCTGGAAATTACGGGCCTATGGTGCATCTCAGCAAGATGAAACCAAACAGTCGCTGCTTGCGCAGCTCATCGCCGGTCATCTGAAAACCCGCTTCAACGACCCCCAGATTTCCGCTGGCGAGCAATTCCTGACCTGGGAATTCGCGCAGGCCATGAACCAGTATTTGCTGGAAAATGAAGACATCTCCCAGGAGATCTATGCCGAAAACACCGCAAAGCTGACAGCCTATGACACAGAATTTGCATCGTACGCTGTTGATTTGAGTGAATTTAAAAATCCCATCAACCGGAACAAAGATGCTCAATGGCACCTCGGCACCCGATGGTCTAATACGGGCGAACCGCATCTCACCGCAACCTGGCTGCCAGCTTCACATACACTGACGGATGATAACCGCAATGCATTCAGCGAATCCTCACTGGAACTGATGAAAATTTCGGTCAGTGCTGATCAAAACAGTTTCAATCTCGACAACTTCACCCTATACGGCATCCAGAGCTACCTACCTTATGATCCGCTGTTTGGCGGGCTGTCCGGCAAGTTTTCGATTCAGTGGGATCGCGGCACGGATTTTTCTGAGCGGGAGAACAAACGATTCTTTTTCTCTGGTGGCTTGGGGCTGAGTTATCCCATCAATCACGCCATGTTGACTTACGCCACGGTCGATACTGAACTGTCATTCAATACAGACATCGCCTGGGGCGCAATTGGCGTCGATATGGGGCTTATCAGCTACTTCCGTCATGACGTGAAAATGAACCTGTCGGCGAGCACAGTCTGGAACCAGTACGCCAGCAGCAATTTCAGACATCAGGCTGCCGTCACTCTGTCCTATCTGGGGTTTACAGACAGTGCCGTCGATCTGCGGGCGCAATACAATGAAATGGATGGACTTCGTGAAGGCCAGATCCGGGCGATTTATCGACATTATTACTGATCAGTTTTGATGTTTTTATCGACATAATGAGCTCCTGTCAGCCGCCAATAGAAGATAAATTCTGTGTGATCCCTGTGTTTCCCTCATGCAGAAAATGCGTTTGTTTTTCTGCCTCAGGCTGGCAGCAATCCTTGCCTGCGATTCGGGTCACTGCTCCGGAGACATGATGCTTTCTGAACAGCCCACTCCCCTCACCGGTTTCCATCAGCTCAATGAAGCGCAACTGGATCGGACGATGACGGCCACTCAAAGACACCTTTGAAATACGCCCGGTCTGTCATATAACTAACACTCTGTGACTCAATTGACTGGCAGCCATACCGGCCAGAGGAAATGACATGACGGAATATCTTATCTATGCCTTTATTTACCTGATTGCAGCCGTCATAGCTGTACCGCTGGCACAGCGGTTCGGGCTGGGCTCCGTGCTGGGCTATCTCATTGCTGGCGTGGTGATCGGGCCGGTCATTGGCTTAGTGGGTGAAGAAACCACGTCGATTCAGCATTTTGCCGAGTTTGGTGTGGTGATCATGCTGTTTCTGGTGGGCCTGGAACTTGAACCCAAATCACTCTGGGCCATGCGTCATCGCCTTATCGGTCTGGGTGGATTACAGATTGGGCTGACCGCCCTCGCCTTTACCGGTGTGGGGCTTCTTTTTGAACTCCCGTGGACACTGGCGTTGGCAATCGGACTGATTCTGGCGATGTCTTCCACCGCCATTGTGCTCCAGACTTTCAACGAGAAAGGGCTGGAAAAGACGGAAGGCGGCAAAAACGCTTTCTCTGTGTTGCTGTTTCAGGACATCGCCGTGATCCCCATGCTGGCGTTACTGCCCTTGCTGGCATTACCTGAGTTAATTGCACAGGCGCAATCAGCAACCGCGGCGGCAGCAGAACATCATGAAGAGCTCAGTCTGGTGGCCGGGCTACCCGGCTGGGCTTATGGCCTGGTGATCACCGCCTCCATTGCCTTTGTGGTGGTTGGCGGGCACTATCTCAGCCGCCCTTTATTTCGCTTTGTCGCTGCTTCAGGTCTGCGGGAAATTTTCACCGCCACCGCACTGATGCTGGTGCTGGGTGTCTCCATTCTGATGAGTTTGGTCGGTCTGTCTCCGGCGCTGGGGACTTTTCTTGCCGGGGTGGTACTGGCGAACAGTGAATTTCGCCATGAATTAGAATCCAACATCGATCCCTTTAAAGGGCTGCTGCTGGGTTTGTTCTTTATTACCGTTGGTGCTGGGATCAATTTCAACATCCTGTTCAGCGAGTTCTTCACCGTGATTGCTCTGACACTGGGCATCATGCTCATCAAAGCACTGGTGCTCTTCGTGCTCGCTTTTATTTTCAGGATTCGAAACAGCAACCGTTGGTTATTTGCCCTAAGTCTGGCGCAGGCCGGTGAGTTCGGGTTCGTCCTGATCAGCTTTACCGTGCAGAACCATGTCCTGCCCCCTGAGCTTGCCCAGACCCTCTCACTGGTGGTTGCCTTGTCGATGATGTTCACGCCGGGGCTGTTTATCTTCTACGACAAAGTCATTCTGCCCCGCTTCGAGCATTCTTCAAATGAGCGCGAAGCCGATCCAATTGATGAGCAAGGCACGGTGATCATCGCCGGGATCGGCCGTTTCGGTCAGATCGTCAACCGTTTGCTGATTGCCAATGGCGTCAAAACCGTGGTGCTGGACCATCAATCGACCATCATTGATACCATGCGAAAAATTAATACCAAGGCTTATTTCGGCGATGCAACCCGCCCCGATCTGCTCCATACCGCAGGGATTGAGCATGCCGCCATGGTCGTGGTTGCCATGGACACCCCGGAAAGCAGCATCATGCTGGTCAAACACATCAAACAAAACTATCCGCGAGTGAAAGTACTTGCCCGCGCCTATGACCGGGGCCACAGTTACCGGCTTCGTCAGGCAGGTGCTGATGTGATTGAATCTGAAACCTACCATTCAGCACTGGAAATTGGTGCCGCAGCCCTGCGGGAGTTGGGTCACCCAGCCCGCCTGGCCCAGCAGCAGAAAACCGCCTACAAACGGGTTGATGACGAACTGTCATCCAGTCTGTATGAAGCCTGGCTGGGAGAATCCAGAGAAGGCGAGCGATTTGACAATAACTACCTCAAACTCTTTATGCAGTTTGAAGACCGTATCCATGAAGAAATGGCGTTTGAGCGTTCGAATCATGTCTCGGAACAAGGTCAGGAACAGAACGAGCAATCATCAAAATAATCAGTAAAACCAAGCGTTTTTCTGACCGTTTACCCGATTCAAATTAACAGGCATAGTCTGACACTCTGGCATCAATTATCTGAAAGAAGGGTCCATGACACTACCGCCACGCTCAATCTTAGATTTAGCGCCTGTTGTTGAAGGCGCCGATTTCTCGACCACTTATGCGCGTTCTCTCTCGTTAGCGCAACATGCGGAACAATGGGGTTACAAGCGATTCTGGCTGGCGGAACACCACAATATGCCGGATATTGCCAGTGCTGCGACATCGGTGTTGATCAGCCATATCGGGGCACAAACGTCCTCGATTCGTCTGGGTTCTGGCGGGATCATGCTGCCCAACCATGCGCCGCTGGTGATTGCCGAGCAATTCGGCACGCTGGAAGCGCTCTATCCGGGGCGGATTGATCTGGGACTGGGCCGTGCGCCGGGCACCGACTACCCGACCATGCATGCGCTGCGACGGGATCCGGAACGCATGGATCCGAATTTTGATGAGCTGTTGGAAGAACTGGCATTCTTCATGGGGCCGGTTTCCCCGCATCAGCCCGTCAAAGCCTATCCGGGCAACAATTCGGCGGTTCCTATCTGGCTGCTCGGCTCGAGCACCTACAGCGCCCGGCTGGCCGGGATCAAAGGATTGCCGTTCGCTTTCGCATCCCACTTCGCGCCGGATGCCATGATGCGCGCCATTCAAATCTACCGTGAACATTTCCAGCCTTCTGAGCAGTTGGCAAAACCCTATGTGATGATCGGTGTCAACATCATTGTGGCTGAAACAAATGAAGAAGCGCAGTATCTGGGCACCACCGAAAAACAGAAATTCCTCAATATGATCCGGGGTGTTCAGGGCAAAATTCCACCGCCGGTCTGGAGTATGGAATCGGTTTGGCTGCCCCATGAAAAACGTCAGATTGAATCCCAGTTACGGGAGTCGATCCATGGGGATCCTGAAACCGTTCGCAAGCGTCTGGTGGCATTGGTCGAACGCACCCAGGCCGATGAGATTATGGCCAATGCCCTGATCTTTGATCAGGAGAAAAAGCTGCGATCTTATGAGTTACTGGCAGAGCTGTAATCATGACCGGGAGTCGTGGCACTCCCGGATTTTTTATACCGCCTGCGTCGCTTTTCTGAATCCCGGCAATCTTGGCAACAGCAGCCCCAGAATCACAATCGCGATACCGGCAAGCTGAAGCAGGGTGACCGATTGCCCCATCAGGAAGGCCGTCAGCACTGCAAAAACCGGAACGAAATTAAAGAAAAGAGCGGCTGTTTGCGACCCCAGTTCCCGGACACCATTCAACCACAGCAGATAACCGGCCACCGTGCCAAAGACGCCAATGTAAACCACTTCCGTCATCCCGACAGTAGAACTGCTGAACAGCGCTGCAAACGGGCGGACTTCCGGCGTGGCCAGACACATCAGCCCAATCACAGTCGCACCACTGAGCATGCCGACAAAGGTGTATGGGATAACAGGCATCCAGCGGCTGATGCCCTGACTGCAGTAAGTGTAAAAACTCCAGGCAAACATGCCGCAGAAGATCATTTTATCGCCCTGATTGAATTGCATCTTGAGCAGCGCCTCCAGATGACCGTTGGTGATCACCACCAGCACGCCAGATAAACTGACCACAAGACTGAGACATTGCAGCCGGGTCGGCAAAGTGCGCATCGCGACACAGGCAATGAGTGCAGTCGTCAGCGGGCTGAGCGCCATGATCAGCGAACCATTGGTTGCCGCCGTGTGTTCCAGTCCGGTAAAGAGCCCGAGATTCAGGCCGCCGACCCCCACTGCGCTGACCGCGACAACCCAGATCCATTGCCTGACGGTTAACACAAACCGCTCCGCCCCATGATCAGCATGTAGAGCGCCAGACAGGCCGCCGCGATGGTAAAACGCCAGAAGACCAGTGTGAGTGCATGTACTTCATTCAGGGCATGTTTGCCAATCGGAAAGCAACTGCCCCAAAAGAAGGTACATAAAATGAGCAGGGCCACAGCTTTCAGTGGTGAAGGTGATTGCATCAGAACTCCAGATGACTTGTCAGAAGATA
Proteins encoded in this region:
- a CDS encoding monovalent cation:proton antiporter-2 (CPA2) family protein — translated: MTEYLIYAFIYLIAAVIAVPLAQRFGLGSVLGYLIAGVVIGPVIGLVGEETTSIQHFAEFGVVIMLFLVGLELEPKSLWAMRHRLIGLGGLQIGLTALAFTGVGLLFELPWTLALAIGLILAMSSTAIVLQTFNEKGLEKTEGGKNAFSVLLFQDIAVIPMLALLPLLALPELIAQAQSATAAAAEHHEELSLVAGLPGWAYGLVITASIAFVVVGGHYLSRPLFRFVAASGLREIFTATALMLVLGVSILMSLVGLSPALGTFLAGVVLANSEFRHELESNIDPFKGLLLGLFFITVGAGINFNILFSEFFTVIALTLGIMLIKALVLFVLAFIFRIRNSNRWLFALSLAQAGEFGFVLISFTVQNHVLPPELAQTLSLVVALSMMFTPGLFIFYDKVILPRFEHSSNEREADPIDEQGTVIIAGIGRFGQIVNRLLIANGVKTVVLDHQSTIIDTMRKINTKAYFGDATRPDLLHTAGIEHAAMVVVAMDTPESSIMLVKHIKQNYPRVKVLARAYDRGHSYRLRQAGADVIESETYHSALEIGAAALRELGHPARLAQQQKTAYKRVDDELSSSLYEAWLGESREGERFDNNYLKLFMQFEDRIHEEMAFERSNHVSEQGQEQNEQSSK
- a CDS encoding LLM class flavin-dependent oxidoreductase, with amino-acid sequence MTLPPRSILDLAPVVEGADFSTTYARSLSLAQHAEQWGYKRFWLAEHHNMPDIASAATSVLISHIGAQTSSIRLGSGGIMLPNHAPLVIAEQFGTLEALYPGRIDLGLGRAPGTDYPTMHALRRDPERMDPNFDELLEELAFFMGPVSPHQPVKAYPGNNSAVPIWLLGSSTYSARLAGIKGLPFAFASHFAPDAMMRAIQIYREHFQPSEQLAKPYVMIGVNIIVAETNEEAQYLGTTEKQKFLNMIRGVQGKIPPPVWSMESVWLPHEKRQIESQLRESIHGDPETVRKRLVALVERTQADEIMANALIFDQEKKLRSYELLAEL
- the mobA gene encoding molybdenum cofactor guanylyltransferase MobA, which codes for MARWWSGLPDGGQDKGLVLLHGKPFIAHLAEIVRPLTDDLLISCNRNQPMYAPYCNQTLCDDTQDFPGPLAGILKGLQTARHPWLMVFPCDAPCIDLALVQHIATLINDAKPRPAMIRQGTQWQPMFSLIPTALLPAFEAAWQSGERSLMTILKQHDVIAIECDENDPRLQNVNTPQQLHILHHN
- the fdhD gene encoding formate dehydrogenase accessory sulfurtransferase FdhD, translating into MSDSDNKADDMTDVNAAPPSPDAFSYVELLEDDSAATTHSAVLASETALSISYNGISQAVMMVTPGNIEDFVKGFSLSNDIVRSVSEIYEITLTAGCDSHHAEVEISNRAFWSLKDHRRQLAGTSGCGICGVEAIEQALPPLTPLTPVPPPQASLLHNLRARISAAQEVARSSGALHAALYVDAAGGIQLCREDIGRHNALDKLIGAMATARINPESGFAVITSRCSLELIQKAVRAKIGTLVSLSAPTAMTVRWARHNNLNLIHLPHRSAPRLYSGKL
- a CDS encoding bestrophin family protein; its protein translation is MPFPYTLLLHRTIYIFCLLLPFAMAEPLGWLTPLFTTIVSYTLFGLDAIGEELEDPFAAMKTTCPPMRCFAPLSATD
- a CDS encoding adenosine deaminase, which encodes MQVLKTLIVAGATLTAVGCSTILTDENQRINVVSSSDQKFTVEVDGIEQTAPGIITVKKENKNKTLKVTSAKCEQQIALNKEVEPTFFVNILSGGAFGSTTDFASEKMWRYQDTLQINCN
- a CDS encoding transposase, whose protein sequence is MTTARSQLISVEATPYYHCVSRCVRRSFLCGYDELTQTSYEHRRGWVEKRLKRIASVFCIDVCAYAIMSNHYHLVLHINTKRVHQLSEYEVIQRWLTLHQAPVLIQRYLQGEISSKSEQKACLAIIRTWRERLCSISWFMRLLNQFIASEANREDDCTGHFWEGRFKSQALLDDKALAAAMAYVDLNPVRAGVAETPETSDFTSVKTRIESLRQTKASAPSLFPFAGNPRKDMPDGLPFRLLDYLKLLDWTGRQIKAGKHGQIESRQQPILARLGLNHQTWLKICTQIEKGALIGSLVAIQSAMPVLNRKRRTGLRIP
- a CDS encoding DUF4105 domain-containing protein, producing MQFDKQLMLRSLLGASFFWFASIQPTLAGSAVSAGIISSDAAAIAQFSALLHVSDHSLNIQDDDFYFSSDPTNIQAEIEANLAQVTNPEHTQDYICRFPARAQWLSEHSTQVSPPDFSRCPDLQAFLDAVSAKNISLTYASENLMSPSSFMGHTFLKLSDNENNPGHAVSFFTEVDGFNLPKIMFDSLVVGKEGYFIVSPYRESLSFYKNIEGRNVFEYQLAMSDKNKQLIQLHLWELKDTRIDYFFHNQNCASITLNILAIANPDLMEHRRDWLSPLDMIQLAQRHHMIQQTSITPSTGWKLRAYGASQQDETKQSLLAQLIAGHLKTRFNDPQISAGEQFLTWEFAQAMNQYLLENEDISQEIYAENTAKLTAYDTEFASYAVDLSEFKNPINRNKDAQWHLGTRWSNTGEPHLTATWLPASHTLTDDNRNAFSESSLELMKISVSADQNSFNLDNFTLYGIQSYLPYDPLFGGLSGKFSIQWDRGTDFSERENKRFFFSGGLGLSYPINHAMLTYATVDTELSFNTDIAWGAIGVDMGLISYFRHDVKMNLSASTVWNQYASSNFRHQAAVTLSYLGFTDSAVDLRAQYNEMDGLREGQIRAIYRHYY